A single genomic interval of Devosia oryziradicis harbors:
- a CDS encoding aminotransferase class I/II-fold pyridoxal phosphate-dependent enzyme, translated as MTTKSNPVPERALTGSLRDYRSPHGSDLIGRVAGFYEWQNLRREHDLWPYARSTSTAPQARCEARSDTGAAFSGINFASQDYLSLSSHPAIKATAIEAIEAFGVHSAGSAALLGNTANSLLLEQGLSEFLGGREIVLYPTGWAAGYGSVQGFVRANDHIVMDILAHSCLQEGAKAATTNIHYHSHLNLDAMTRKLERIRATDHENGILVVTESLFSMHADTPDLMAMRALCDTYGATLLVDCAHDLGSMGDDGLGHLGKQNALAAADIIIGSFSKTFASNGGFIAVRDRATAEYLKYYSATHTFSNALSPVQAATVLCALNIVRSEEGRLLRRKLMDNIVYLREQMTKAGLEVLGDPSPIVPVSLGLEGVGRFASRQLMAMGGIANLVEYPAVPQGAARFRFQVMASHTRDDIDQVVSILAKAMRDADVEYRAGHQGQVATGRHPANV; from the coding sequence ATGACAACCAAGAGCAACCCGGTTCCGGAGCGTGCACTAACTGGCAGTCTGCGCGATTATCGCTCCCCCCACGGCTCCGATCTGATCGGCCGCGTGGCCGGCTTCTATGAGTGGCAGAACCTGCGTCGTGAGCACGATCTCTGGCCCTATGCGCGGTCGACCTCAACCGCTCCGCAGGCCCGCTGCGAGGCTCGAAGCGACACCGGCGCTGCGTTTTCCGGCATCAACTTCGCCAGCCAGGATTACCTGAGCCTCTCGTCCCACCCCGCCATCAAGGCCACAGCGATCGAGGCGATCGAGGCGTTCGGCGTCCATAGCGCTGGCTCGGCCGCGCTGCTGGGCAATACCGCCAACTCCCTCCTGCTCGAGCAGGGCCTGTCGGAGTTTCTCGGCGGTCGCGAGATCGTGCTTTACCCGACGGGTTGGGCAGCCGGCTATGGTTCAGTCCAGGGCTTTGTGCGGGCCAACGACCATATCGTCATGGATATCCTGGCCCATTCCTGCCTGCAGGAAGGTGCCAAGGCGGCCACCACCAACATCCACTACCACAGCCACCTCAATCTTGATGCCATGACGCGCAAGCTTGAGCGCATCCGCGCCACCGACCATGAAAATGGCATTCTCGTCGTCACTGAAAGCCTCTTCTCGATGCATGCGGACACGCCCGACCTGATGGCGATGCGGGCGCTGTGCGACACCTATGGCGCGACTTTACTGGTCGACTGCGCCCATGATCTGGGTTCGATGGGAGACGATGGCCTGGGCCACCTGGGTAAGCAGAATGCCCTCGCCGCGGCCGACATCATCATCGGCAGCTTTTCCAAGACCTTCGCGTCCAATGGCGGCTTCATTGCCGTTCGCGACCGCGCCACCGCCGAATATCTTAAGTACTACAGCGCCACCCACACCTTTTCGAACGCGCTGTCGCCCGTGCAGGCTGCCACTGTATTGTGTGCCCTCAACATCGTACGTTCCGAGGAGGGACGGCTGCTGCGCCGCAAACTGATGGACAACATCGTCTATCTGCGCGAGCAGATGACAAAGGCGGGTCTCGAAGTGCTCGGCGATCCGTCGCCTATCGTTCCCGTCAGCCTGGGACTCGAAGGCGTCGGGCGCTTTGCCAGCCGCCAGTTAATGGCCATGGGCGGCATTGCCAACCTGGTGGAATATCCCGCCGTGCCCCAAGGCGCCGCGCGCTTCCGCTTCCAGGTGATGGCCAGCCATACCAGGGATGACATCGACCAGGTTGTTTCCATCCTGGCCAAGGCCATGCGTGACGCCGATGTGGAATACCGCGCCGGCCACCAGGGTCAGGTCGCTACCGGCCGCCACCCGGCCAACGTCTGA
- a CDS encoding putative bifunctional diguanylate cyclase/phosphodiesterase, whose product MLREILGAMSVIPGLGLISLINGFVDRAIGADGLTPRVRDKLLRQQLASMARMAPAMLAASLVVLAVFLTLTWGTAYFWPVLAAALPITLIGLHGSYLAAWAPNKATGSTQVAVFRTTAYAALLGCLWGFVVNVLPVDQSPTIRAAATIGVGGLFCVAMMVLVHYPQALAAFCIPLVVGALSTVLNLDSAPDIWVQSTLLMGFTFIMVVVTLKHAAAFAAHRASETLVKEKGEIIGLLLREFEQSASDWVWGFDADGAINRMSTGFTAATGVAEEALLGADFVHFLRCITPPDDPLMGHVERDIQKRRTFQDVELRVTADGVERWWNLTGKPAFDEAGNYLGYLGTGSDVTERKIAERRITMLAHHDPMTGLLNRTKFTEQLNSCVARLERYGTPFAVMFLDLDQFKSVNDSRGHLAGDKVLTQVAHRIHSAVRQTDFVARLGGDEFAIILPNDSSMDGLGRLAMRLIEEIKRPIALEDEQVTVGASVGIAIAPMNGAHADEILRNADIALYRAKADGRSAFRFFESQMDAEARDRRALEAELQDAIKQEQLVLYYQPQVTADSATPTGFEALIRWNHPARGVVLPAEFIPVAEQSNLIVDIGDWTIVQACMTAAGWPEHLTVAVNLSAKHFRRSDISLVIKRALAISGLSANRLEIEITEGLLMENTAEVIGRLHEIRALGVTVVMDDFGSGYSSLSYLLKFPFDKIKVDRSFADASEGDDVARDFLKAIAALGKTLGLTITAVGVETRAEAEFLAEIACHQLQGFYFSRPLDHVALADYLLTRVAPQAPVLKAEAEARLAALAG is encoded by the coding sequence ATGCTGCGCGAGATACTTGGCGCCATGAGCGTCATTCCGGGTTTGGGCCTGATTTCCCTGATCAACGGTTTCGTCGACCGCGCCATCGGGGCGGACGGCCTGACGCCGCGCGTGCGCGACAAACTGCTGCGCCAGCAATTGGCCTCGATGGCGCGCATGGCGCCGGCCATGCTTGCGGCATCGCTCGTGGTGCTTGCGGTCTTTCTGACCCTGACCTGGGGCACGGCCTATTTTTGGCCGGTGCTTGCCGCGGCGTTGCCCATTACGCTGATCGGCCTCCATGGCAGCTACCTGGCAGCCTGGGCGCCGAACAAGGCTACGGGAAGTACCCAGGTCGCCGTGTTTCGCACCACAGCCTACGCAGCCCTGCTGGGATGCCTCTGGGGATTCGTGGTCAACGTGCTGCCGGTGGATCAGAGTCCCACCATCAGGGCCGCCGCGACGATCGGGGTAGGCGGGCTGTTCTGCGTGGCAATGATGGTCCTGGTGCACTATCCGCAGGCACTGGCCGCATTCTGCATTCCCCTGGTTGTCGGGGCATTGAGCACGGTGCTGAACCTGGACAGCGCGCCTGATATCTGGGTGCAGTCCACGCTGTTGATGGGCTTTACCTTCATCATGGTCGTGGTGACGCTCAAACATGCCGCCGCTTTTGCTGCGCATCGGGCGTCGGAGACGCTGGTCAAGGAAAAAGGGGAGATTATCGGCCTGTTGTTGCGCGAGTTCGAACAGAGTGCTTCCGACTGGGTCTGGGGCTTCGACGCGGATGGCGCGATCAACCGCATGTCGACAGGGTTCACCGCTGCAACTGGCGTGGCCGAAGAGGCCCTGCTGGGGGCCGACTTCGTGCACTTCCTGCGCTGCATCACGCCGCCCGACGACCCACTGATGGGGCATGTCGAACGAGACATACAGAAGCGACGCACATTTCAGGATGTCGAGCTGCGGGTTACGGCGGATGGCGTGGAGCGGTGGTGGAACCTGACCGGCAAGCCGGCCTTCGACGAAGCAGGCAACTACCTTGGATATCTCGGGACCGGGTCCGATGTGACCGAGCGCAAGATCGCCGAGCGCCGCATCACCATGCTCGCCCATCACGACCCGATGACGGGTCTGCTTAACCGCACCAAGTTCACCGAACAGCTCAATAGCTGCGTCGCGCGGCTCGAGCGTTACGGAACGCCATTTGCGGTGATGTTCCTCGACCTCGACCAGTTCAAGTCGGTCAACGACAGCCGGGGCCACCTGGCTGGCGACAAGGTGCTGACGCAGGTGGCGCACCGCATCCATTCCGCGGTGCGGCAGACCGACTTCGTGGCCCGGTTGGGCGGCGACGAATTCGCCATCATCCTCCCCAACGACAGCAGCATGGATGGCCTTGGTCGCCTGGCCATGCGCCTGATCGAGGAAATCAAGCGCCCCATCGCGTTGGAGGATGAGCAGGTGACCGTCGGGGCCAGCGTGGGCATAGCGATCGCGCCGATGAACGGCGCGCATGCCGACGAAATCCTGCGCAATGCGGACATCGCGCTTTATCGTGCCAAGGCCGACGGCCGCTCGGCGTTCCGCTTCTTCGAAAGTCAGATGGATGCGGAGGCCCGTGACCGGCGCGCGCTCGAGGCCGAGCTGCAGGATGCGATCAAGCAAGAGCAGCTCGTGCTCTACTACCAGCCGCAGGTGACTGCGGACAGTGCGACGCCAACGGGCTTCGAGGCCCTGATCCGCTGGAACCATCCCGCTCGCGGTGTCGTGCTGCCGGCTGAGTTCATTCCGGTTGCCGAACAGTCAAATCTCATCGTCGATATCGGCGACTGGACTATCGTTCAGGCCTGCATGACGGCGGCAGGGTGGCCCGAGCACCTCACGGTGGCCGTCAACCTGTCGGCCAAGCATTTCCGCCGGTCGGACATTTCGCTGGTTATCAAGCGGGCGCTGGCCATTTCAGGACTGTCGGCCAACCGGCTCGAGATCGAGATCACCGAAGGGCTGCTGATGGAGAATACAGCCGAGGTAATCGGCAGGCTCCACGAAATTCGGGCTCTGGGTGTGACCGTGGTCATGGATGATTTCGGCAGCGGCTATTCCAGCCTCAGCTACCTGCTGAAATTCCCCTTCGACAAGATCAAGGTCGACCGGTCGTTCGCTGACGCATCCGAGGGCGACGACGTGGCACGCGATTTCCTCAAGGCCATTGCAGCCCTGGGCAAGACACTGGGACTGACGATCACCGCGGTGGGTGTGGAGACGCGGGCGGAGGCGGAGTTCCTCGCCGAGATCGCCTGCCATCAGCTACAGGGCTTCTACTTCTCCCGGCCGCTCGACCATGTCGCGCTCGCCGACTATCTGCTGACCCGTGTTGCGCCACAGGCGCCGGTCCTCAAGGCGGAAGCCGAAGCCAGGCTGGCGGCGCTGGCGGGGTAA